In Amyelois transitella isolate CPQ chromosome 3, ilAmyTran1.1, whole genome shotgun sequence, a single genomic region encodes these proteins:
- the LOC106132988 gene encoding mitotic spindle assembly checkpoint protein MAD2B, translated as MDSCFADIMVEFLAVAFHNILYYASVYPKNVFETRRKYNIVVYQCIHPEIKQYIDLCLKSASECLKAGQLHRIIFSVTNNKYEPLMKFVFDVSKNETFDDINDAYLVQVEQNLRAFCLQLSALSDKFRSLPEDVSFTINLHTTESTAVSMATNPDFEEFPLVEVSELTQDTDIIVPIRSFPIRRFKLDTYIEMPTT; from the coding sequence atGGATAGCTGTTTCGCTGATATAATGGTGGAGTTTCTTGCTGTAGCTTTCCATAACATTCTTTATTATGCGTCAGTCTATCCAAAAAATGTATTCGAGacaagaagaaaatataacattgtAGTTTACCAATGCATTCATCCAGAAATTAAGCAATACATCGATTTGTGTTTAAAAAGTGCGTCAGAATGCTTAAAGGCAGGTCAACTTCATCGAATAATATTCTCTGTAACTAATAATAAGTATGAGCCTCTTATGAAGTTTGTTTTTGATGTGAGTAAAAATGAAACTTTTGATGACATCAATGACGCATATTTGGTGCAAGTAGAGCAAAACCTACGCgcattttgtttacaattgtCTGCTTTATCGGATAAATTCAGAAGTTTACCAGAGGACGTTAGTTTCACCATCAACCTCCACACTACAGAGTCTACTGCGGTATCTATGGCTACCAATCCAGATTTTGAAGAATTCCCTTTAGTAGAAGTTAGTGAATTGACACAAGATACTGATATTATTGTACCCATAAGAAGTTTTCCAATAAGAAGATTTAAATTGGACACTTACATTGAAATGCCGACAACCTGA
- the LOC106132987 gene encoding gamma-butyrobetaine dioxygenase: MIPLYLNKAHDVIHISCCLLCKYQNNASHSSLSRKANMFISKRVQSARLLNQVIALKNLQQNRLKSHNNENFLNVKINGDQLKFPFVWLRDNCQCDNCFHQTAKSRILDWSRFETDIKPKYVEENADSVKVEWSDAHVSRYKLNWLKFRSFTDKNQQRYKEEIYQPTKITWKGDQFDDICSRHDYTEILQSDKALHEYLHKLSVYGVALIQNAPNSETAIDAVVARIGFTKQTHYGVKFIVQHVVNTSNVAYLSSNLQMHTDLPYYEYCPGTNLLHCLVQTKSAGGENLLSDCHYIASYMKENHPEEYRLLTETEVEWSDIGVEHGNEFFKLHRGPVICLDKHGEINRINFSIPQRGSHFPGPIEVVEPWYKAHGLFLQLNHKFSAKFKTTDGDILAFDNIRLLHGRNAYEDNTNNVRKLIGAYIDWDEIYSRLRCLKVKINKLDGIY, from the coding sequence atgatacCGCTTTATTTAAACAAGGCACATGACGTAATACATATCAGTTGTTGCCTATTATGTAAATACCAAAACAACGCGTCGCATTCCAGTCTGTCAAGGAAAGCGAACATGTTTATCTCAAAGAGAGTTCAAAGTGCGCGCCTCCTCAATCAAGTTATCGCGTTAAAAAATCTTCAACAGAACCGTTTAAAAAGTCATAACAacgaaaactttttaaatgtaaaaattaatggaGATCAATTGAAATTTCCTTTCGTTTGGCTTAGAGATAACTGCCAGTGTGATAACTGTTTCCATCAAACCGCCAAAAGCAGGATTCTTGATTGGAGTAGATTCGAAACGGACATAAAGCCGAAAtatgttgaagaaaatgcagATTCTGTCAAAGTGGAATGGAGTGACGCCCACGTGTCCCGGTATAAGCTGAATTGGCTCAAGTTCAGAAGTTTTACTGATAAAAATCAGCAAAGGTATAAAGAAGAAATTTACCAGCCCACAAAAATCACTTGGAAAGGTGACCAATTCGACGATATATGCAGTCGCCATGATTATACTGAAATCTTACAGAGCGATAAAGCATTGCATGAATATTTGCATAAGCTGTCCGTGTATGGAGTGGCTTTGATTCAAAATGCGCCAAACTCTGAAACAGCAATTGATGCTGTCGTAGCGAGAATCGGATTCACAAAGCAAACCCATTACGGTGTTAAATTCATAGTACAGCATGTAGTTAACACCAGTAACGTTGCTTATTTATCGAGCAACTTGCAGATGCATACAGATTTGCCATACTATGAATACTGCCCTGGAACAAACTTACTCCACTGTTTGGTGCAAACAAAAAGTGCTGGAGGAGAGAACTTGCTATCAGATTGTCATTACATTGCTTCTTACATGAAGGAGAATCATCCAGAGGAATACAGACTGCTGACAGAAACAGAAGTGGAGTGGAGTGACATTGGAGTGGAACACGGGAATGAGTTCTTTAAGCTTCATAGAGGGCCAGTTATATGCTTGGACAAACATGGAGAAATTAATAGAATAAACTTCTCAATTCCTCAACGGGGCAGCCATTTTCCTGGCCCAATAGAAGTAGTTGAGCCCTGGTACAAAGCTCATGGATTATTCTTACAATTAAACCACAAATTCTCTGcaaaattcaaaacaacaGACGGAGATATTTTAGCTTTTGATAATATAAGACTGTTACATGGCAGGAATGCTTATGAAGATAACACAAATAATGTGAGAAAGCTGATTGGAGCATACATAGACTGGGATGAGATTTACTCCAGACTGAGATgtctaaaagtaaaaataaacaaactagatggaatttattaa